Proteins encoded within one genomic window of Legionella sp. PC997:
- the mutM gene encoding bifunctional DNA-formamidopyrimidine glycosylase/DNA-(apurinic or apyrimidinic site) lyase, whose product MPELPEVETTKEGIKSHLEGQTIQEVTVRNSKLRIPVPPNLDQLCAGKKIVAVFRRAKYILIQLSKGYLLIHLGMSGHLRIVEAKSEPEKHDHILLTLTNGCMLRFCDPRRFGLFLYIDENPYQHPLFAHLGPEPLSNEFNGHYLVQRAKNKNKPIKSLIMDNEIVVGVGNIYATESLFLANIHPATPAKMLSELRCQVLTKQIKEVLKQAILCGGTTLRDFYAFDGKPGYFSMSLKVYGRKNQPCLLCQHPIKSLLIAGRNSFFCPNCQN is encoded by the coding sequence ATGCCTGAGTTACCTGAGGTTGAAACTACAAAAGAAGGAATAAAATCCCATCTCGAAGGACAAACAATCCAAGAGGTTACGGTGCGTAATTCTAAACTTCGCATCCCTGTTCCTCCTAATTTGGATCAATTGTGTGCTGGCAAAAAAATAGTCGCAGTTTTTCGTAGGGCAAAATACATTCTGATCCAGCTCTCAAAAGGATATCTATTAATCCATCTCGGAATGTCAGGACATTTACGCATAGTCGAGGCTAAGAGTGAACCAGAAAAACACGATCACATCCTGTTAACGTTGACCAATGGCTGTATGCTTCGCTTCTGTGATCCTAGGCGTTTTGGTTTGTTTCTTTATATTGATGAAAATCCGTACCAACATCCACTATTTGCTCATTTAGGCCCTGAACCTCTTTCTAATGAATTTAATGGGCATTACTTAGTTCAAAGGGCAAAAAATAAAAATAAACCCATCAAATCATTGATTATGGATAATGAAATTGTAGTAGGTGTCGGAAATATTTATGCTACTGAAAGTCTATTTTTAGCTAATATTCATCCAGCTACTCCAGCGAAAATGCTCTCTGAATTAAGATGTCAGGTACTTACAAAACAGATTAAAGAAGTACTCAAACAGGCAATATTATGCGGTGGAACTACGCTGCGTGACTTTTATGCTTTTGATGGCAAACCAGGTTACTTCAGTATGTCCCTCAAAGTGTATGGTCGAAAAAATCAACCTTGCTTGCTTTGTCAACACCCTATCAAGTCCCTCTTGATTGCTGGCCGTAATTCTTTTTTTTGCCCCAATTGCCAAAATTAA
- the coaD gene encoding pantetheine-phosphate adenylyltransferase, with protein sequence MQSVLINMKLKAIYPGTFDPVTNGHVDIIRRATKIFPDTIVAVASNKAKRPFLPLETRIQLVEEAVADLPGVHVVGFDNLLIDFVLEQKAGIILRGLRAVSDFEYEFQLAGMNRKLSKQIETIFLTPSENFMYISSTLVREIAILNGDISQFVPSCVVRELQKRQDEHGTSASI encoded by the coding sequence ATGCAATCAGTCTTAATTAATATGAAATTAAAAGCAATTTATCCTGGTACGTTTGATCCAGTTACCAATGGGCATGTGGATATTATTCGTAGAGCTACTAAGATTTTCCCTGACACGATTGTTGCTGTGGCAAGCAATAAAGCAAAACGGCCTTTTTTACCATTGGAAACGAGGATACAGCTCGTAGAAGAAGCGGTTGCAGATTTACCCGGAGTTCATGTAGTTGGATTTGATAATCTTTTAATTGATTTTGTATTAGAACAGAAGGCTGGAATTATTTTACGCGGTTTACGGGCAGTTTCTGATTTTGAATATGAGTTCCAATTGGCCGGCATGAATCGAAAATTATCCAAGCAAATAGAAACAATCTTTTTAACACCCTCAGAAAATTTTATGTATATTTCTTCTACTCTGGTTCGTGAAATTGCGATTTTAAATGGAGATATCTCTCAGTTCGTTCCTTCTTGTGTCGTAAGGGAACTCCAAAAGAGACAGGATGAGCATGGAACGTCAGCTAGTATTTAA
- the ggt gene encoding gamma-glutamyltransferase, translating to MERQLVFKIFSLITISINLLIFFSNTFAKPNNILPPGYAIASANPLATNAGLEILASGGNAFDAAVAVSAVLAVVEPYHSGLGGGGFWLLHQEDQHKNIFIDGRETAPLAAKKDMYLAPDGSVIPGLSLNGGLAAAIPGEPAALIYIAKKYGRLPLAKSLAPAIRIAQEGFLVDKQLSSFLSNEDRLAQIKKYPSTAKIFLNKGRPYRIGERLIQTDLANTLKLIAEKGEQGFYAGEVADRLVRGVNAAGGIWTLEDLSKYRIKVREPLIGAYHNMLIVTAPPPSAGGVALLTMLNILSHYSLASFSKVQWVHYLVESMRLAYWQRERFLGDPDFVTIPVEKLLSAENAKQLSTLIPPNKAIPSSILQGQTKNHQGEQKSLTHTTHFSIIDTEGNRVAATLSINFIFGSSVVAEGTGVLLNDEMDDFSSKVGQENVFGIVGADQNAIAPGKRPLSSMTPTFLELPDRVAILGTPGGSRIPTMVLIASLVFYDTYGAISMVSAMRFHHQYLPDVVQIEPDALPPSIQQALKAMGYNLMQLGRNYGDMQAITWDKQTNILTAASDPRAIGLAASIVNTPSGYGVRF from the coding sequence ATGGAACGTCAGCTAGTATTTAAAATATTTTCCCTAATTACAATTAGCATTAATTTATTGATTTTTTTTTCAAATACTTTTGCCAAACCAAATAATATTCTTCCACCAGGATATGCAATCGCCAGTGCAAATCCATTGGCAACTAATGCAGGACTTGAGATTTTAGCCAGTGGTGGAAATGCTTTTGATGCAGCTGTTGCCGTTTCTGCGGTATTAGCCGTCGTTGAACCCTATCATTCTGGTCTTGGGGGAGGGGGCTTTTGGCTTCTACATCAAGAAGATCAGCATAAAAACATCTTTATTGATGGACGAGAAACTGCACCACTGGCTGCGAAAAAAGACATGTATTTAGCACCGGATGGTAGTGTAATCCCGGGATTATCCTTAAATGGAGGTTTAGCAGCCGCAATTCCAGGAGAACCAGCTGCATTGATCTATATTGCAAAAAAATATGGGCGATTACCCTTAGCAAAATCATTGGCGCCGGCCATTAGAATAGCACAAGAAGGTTTTTTGGTTGATAAACAATTAAGTTCGTTTTTAAGCAATGAAGATCGATTAGCACAAATCAAAAAATATCCATCCACTGCTAAGATTTTCTTGAATAAGGGGCGTCCCTATCGCATTGGAGAACGGTTAATTCAAACCGATTTGGCGAATACCTTAAAACTCATTGCAGAAAAAGGAGAGCAAGGATTTTATGCTGGAGAAGTCGCAGATCGATTGGTGAGGGGGGTGAATGCTGCGGGAGGTATCTGGACGCTCGAGGATTTGTCTAAATATCGTATTAAGGTCAGAGAGCCTTTGATAGGAGCCTATCATAATATGCTCATTGTTACTGCCCCCCCACCTTCAGCAGGAGGAGTAGCACTATTGACTATGTTGAATATATTGTCTCACTATTCCCTCGCATCATTTTCAAAAGTTCAATGGGTTCATTACCTAGTAGAGTCTATGCGTCTTGCCTATTGGCAACGTGAACGGTTTCTAGGGGATCCTGACTTTGTCACTATTCCTGTCGAAAAGTTACTTTCTGCAGAAAACGCCAAGCAGTTGAGTACATTAATTCCACCTAATAAGGCAATACCTAGTTCTATTTTGCAAGGACAAACCAAAAATCATCAAGGAGAACAAAAAAGTCTTACACACACAACTCATTTCTCCATTATTGATACTGAAGGCAATCGTGTTGCAGCGACTCTGTCCATAAATTTTATTTTTGGTTCCAGTGTTGTCGCTGAGGGCACGGGGGTTTTATTGAATGACGAGATGGATGATTTCTCAAGCAAAGTGGGCCAAGAAAATGTTTTTGGTATTGTTGGAGCAGATCAAAATGCGATCGCACCTGGAAAAAGGCCCTTATCCAGTATGACGCCCACTTTTCTTGAACTACCCGATCGTGTGGCAATTTTAGGAACTCCGGGCGGTAGTCGTATTCCTACCATGGTGTTAATCGCATCATTGGTATTTTATGACACGTACGGGGCAATTAGTATGGTATCAGCAATGCGTTTTCATCATCAGTATTTGCCCGATGTGGTACAGATTGAACCCGATGCTTTGCCTCCATCAATTCAACAAGCTTTAAAAGCTATGGGGTATAATCTGATGCAGTTAGGCCGAAATTATGGTGATATGCAAGCAATTACTTGGGATAAACAAACCAATATCTTAACTGCGGCATCGGATCCGAGGGCAATAGGATTGGCAGCATCCATAGTCAATACACCGAGTGGATATGGAGTAAGGTTCTAG
- the lolB gene encoding lipoprotein insertase outer membrane protein LolB yields the protein MNNVKLFIIIPFFLLTACAPPRPAAELPENKTMPVEQRKAKTETVSSWEIRGAMAAKSKSKGWSATMNWKQSGPSAYQIRLMGPLGGGTVLIDKKGDTVTFQDGPKKITSHNADELLVEQTGIRLPVNNLYYWVRGLPAPGPVQAEHRDDYNHLVELKQNGYTINFTKYTSVKGVDLPSMIRLEGNGVMIKVVIQNWTV from the coding sequence ATGAACAATGTGAAACTATTTATAATAATACCCTTCTTCTTGCTAACTGCCTGTGCTCCTCCCAGACCTGCTGCAGAATTGCCTGAAAACAAAACGATGCCTGTAGAACAACGTAAAGCTAAAACAGAAACGGTCTCCTCCTGGGAAATTCGTGGTGCTATGGCTGCAAAGAGTAAAAGCAAAGGTTGGTCCGCTACTATGAATTGGAAACAAAGCGGCCCTAGTGCTTACCAAATTCGTCTCATGGGTCCTTTAGGTGGGGGAACGGTTCTTATTGATAAAAAAGGTGATACCGTCACATTCCAAGATGGACCTAAAAAAATAACGTCACACAATGCCGATGAACTATTAGTTGAACAAACTGGAATTAGGCTTCCGGTAAATAATCTTTATTATTGGGTAAGAGGGCTTCCAGCTCCAGGCCCAGTCCAGGCGGAGCATCGTGATGACTACAATCACCTGGTCGAATTAAAACAAAATGGCTATACGATTAATTTCACCAAATACACTTCGGTTAAAGGAGTTGATCTGCCAAGCATGATTCGCCTTGAAGGCAACGGAGTAATGATCAAAGTAGTGATTCAGAACTGGACCGTATAA
- a CDS encoding fatty acid desaturase, whose protein sequence is MVFGYLNLSFWGYVIATLVMTQITIAAVTLYLHRNQTHRAMTLHPIVSHFFRLWLWLTTGMVTADWVAIHRKHHASSDVEGDPHSPVVFGIKKVFWQGAELYKTARKDKEMVAKYSHGTPTDWLERKVYSPHSAKGILLMLLIDLFLFGVPGITVWAIQMMWIPVHAAGVINGIGHHWGYRNFECPDAARNIFPWGFWIGGEELHNNHHTFASSAKFSVKWWEFDIGWMYIRILSFLGLAKVKKLPPKLAMEKGKLQVDLDTVKAVISNRFQVMSNYYKIVIRPILKQEKYNNLESKEEKKLFARAGSLLRRENCLLSNKAKIRLSHLLEAREQLRIVYAYKQSLQGIWLKTASTQKELIEALQQWCRQAEESGLDVLRQFAQQIKGYVPVYR, encoded by the coding sequence ATGGTTTTTGGTTATTTAAACCTGTCTTTTTGGGGATATGTGATTGCAACGTTGGTTATGACGCAAATTACTATCGCAGCAGTAACGCTATATCTTCATCGAAATCAAACGCATCGGGCGATGACATTGCATCCTATTGTCAGTCATTTTTTCCGTTTATGGTTGTGGTTAACAACTGGAATGGTTACCGCAGATTGGGTTGCTATTCATCGTAAACATCACGCCTCATCAGATGTTGAGGGAGATCCTCATAGCCCTGTAGTTTTTGGCATTAAAAAAGTATTTTGGCAAGGAGCTGAACTTTATAAAACAGCTCGTAAAGATAAAGAAATGGTAGCTAAGTACTCTCATGGTACTCCCACAGATTGGCTTGAGCGAAAAGTTTATTCTCCTCATTCTGCCAAGGGAATTTTGCTCATGTTACTCATCGATCTCTTCTTATTTGGTGTGCCTGGCATTACGGTCTGGGCAATTCAAATGATGTGGATACCTGTTCACGCCGCTGGGGTCATTAATGGAATTGGTCACCATTGGGGATATAGAAATTTTGAATGTCCAGATGCTGCAAGAAATATTTTCCCCTGGGGTTTTTGGATAGGTGGAGAAGAATTACATAATAACCATCATACTTTTGCTTCTTCTGCAAAGTTCTCGGTTAAATGGTGGGAATTTGATATTGGCTGGATGTACATTCGTATTCTTTCCTTTTTAGGCCTTGCCAAAGTTAAAAAATTACCACCAAAACTGGCTATGGAAAAAGGTAAGCTGCAAGTCGATTTAGATACGGTTAAAGCCGTGATCTCGAATCGTTTTCAAGTGATGTCTAATTATTATAAAATTGTGATTAGACCCATACTGAAACAAGAAAAATATAACAACCTAGAGAGCAAAGAAGAAAAGAAACTTTTTGCGCGTGCTGGAAGTCTATTACGACGTGAAAATTGTCTTTTAAGTAATAAAGCAAAAATCCGTTTGTCTCATTTGTTAGAAGCTCGTGAACAATTGCGTATTGTTTATGCTTACAAGCAATCATTGCAAGGTATTTGGTTGAAGACGGCCTCTACCCAAAAAGAACTTATTGAGGCACTACAGCAATGGTGTCGTCAAGCTGAAGAATCAGGTCTTGATGTATTGAGACAATTTGCGCAACAGATCAAAGGATATGTTCCTGTATATAGATAA
- a CDS encoding helix-turn-helix domain-containing protein encodes MTTISNEVVDNTASLAESVTLSVQKYFSELKGTDPVDLYQFVLEEIETPLFRAVMEHCKYNQSRAAIMLGISRGTLRTKLRRYFDDKYVGTRD; translated from the coding sequence ATGACAACAATCAGTAATGAAGTAGTGGATAACACCGCTTCTCTAGCCGAAAGCGTAACTCTTTCAGTGCAAAAATATTTTTCAGAGCTTAAGGGAACTGATCCTGTTGACTTATACCAATTTGTACTTGAAGAGATTGAAACACCATTGTTCCGTGCCGTAATGGAACATTGTAAATACAATCAGTCTCGAGCAGCAATTATGCTGGGGATTAGTCGTGGAACTTTGAGAACTAAACTACGTCGATATTTCGATGATAAATATGTTGGTACGCGCGACTAA
- the phbB gene encoding acetoacetyl-CoA reductase has protein sequence MMKGVALVTGGTGGIGTAICQRLAADFQVVACYFKHGKHEEAKQWQEEQKKLGYDIDIVYGDIAQFADCEKILALVMERYGRVDVLVNNAGVTQDCSLRKMTPEQWQCVIDANLTSVFNMTRNTIPVMLDKGYGRIISISSINGRKGQFGQCNYASTKSALYGFTKSLALEVANKGITVNTVSPGYIETPMLASVKEEVLKSIISNIPVGRLGYPKEIADAVAFLASSESGFITGANLDINGGQYM, from the coding sequence ATGATGAAAGGTGTAGCATTAGTTACTGGTGGTACGGGTGGTATAGGGACAGCCATTTGTCAACGTTTAGCTGCCGATTTTCAGGTTGTTGCGTGTTATTTCAAACATGGAAAGCATGAAGAAGCGAAACAATGGCAAGAGGAACAAAAAAAGCTCGGTTATGATATAGATATCGTTTACGGTGATATCGCACAATTTGCAGATTGTGAAAAAATATTGGCTTTAGTCATGGAGCGTTATGGCCGAGTTGACGTTCTAGTTAATAATGCCGGGGTTACTCAAGATTGTAGTTTACGAAAAATGACTCCCGAGCAATGGCAATGTGTGATTGATGCCAATCTAACCAGCGTATTTAATATGACTCGCAATACAATCCCTGTAATGCTCGATAAAGGTTATGGTCGGATTATTAGCATTTCTTCAATTAATGGACGAAAAGGTCAATTTGGCCAATGTAATTATGCTTCGACCAAGTCTGCGCTCTATGGGTTTACTAAAAGTCTTGCCTTGGAAGTAGCGAATAAAGGCATCACTGTGAATACGGTTTCTCCTGGTTATATCGAAACTCCTATGCTTGCTTCTGTGAAAGAAGAAGTACTTAAATCAATTATCTCAAATATTCCTGTTGGCCGTTTAGGGTATCCAAAAGAGATCGCTGATGCGGTGGCTTTTTTAGCATCTTCGGAAAGTGGATTTATTACTGGTGCGAACTTAGATATTAATGGCGGACAGTATATGTAA
- the phbB gene encoding acetoacetyl-CoA reductase: MQHNNIVLITGGTGDIGTAIAKELNSSYKHIFALDLISEDEGKAWKKERVDEGHKNIYFRHMDVTDYEQCGKVISSIIEEYGNIDALINNAGITRDAVFTKMTKQQWDEVLTVNLDGMFNVTRHVVENMKEHESGRIVNVSSVNAQKGQFSQVNYAASKAGVYGFTKSLAQELMSKNITVNSLSPGYVDTRLMKGIRPDILEGIIAQIPAKRLAQTQEIAWAVEFLISEKSRYITGANLSVNGGLHMY, translated from the coding sequence ATGCAACATAATAATATTGTATTGATTACTGGTGGTACTGGCGATATCGGCACTGCAATCGCGAAAGAATTGAACTCCTCTTACAAACATATTTTTGCTCTTGATTTAATTTCTGAGGATGAAGGAAAAGCATGGAAAAAAGAACGAGTAGATGAAGGTCATAAGAATATCTATTTTCGTCATATGGACGTAACCGATTATGAGCAATGCGGAAAGGTTATTTCTTCCATTATTGAAGAGTACGGTAATATTGATGCGTTAATTAATAATGCAGGAATTACTCGGGATGCTGTATTTACAAAAATGACCAAGCAGCAATGGGATGAAGTATTAACTGTGAACCTCGATGGTATGTTTAATGTAACTCGCCATGTAGTGGAAAACATGAAAGAGCATGAGTCCGGTCGGATCGTGAATGTTTCTTCGGTGAATGCTCAAAAAGGACAATTTTCGCAAGTAAACTATGCCGCATCCAAAGCAGGAGTTTATGGTTTTACTAAGAGTTTGGCGCAAGAGCTAATGAGTAAAAACATCACTGTGAACAGTCTTTCTCCAGGTTATGTAGATACTCGATTAATGAAAGGTATTCGTCCAGATATTTTAGAAGGAATCATTGCGCAAATTCCTGCTAAACGTTTAGCACAAACTCAAGAAATTGCTTGGGCTGTAGAATTTCTAATTAGTGAAAAGAGTCGATATATTACCGGAGCTAATCTGAGCGTCAACGGTGGTCTCCACATGTATTAA
- a CDS encoding YdgA family protein has protein sequence MKKFTGLVIILAVLILGGYYGMGVLTERTIRKNIQVIDQSNGLYAEIQQYNKGLFSSEAQIKWRLHIPERVVQDENGQSKTLPAQDYNMEMPLTIHHGPFIFSNKRLRFGLGYGEAIFPFPAEYNKQFEAQFTPNSVKPQLDLSIFVNYLNESTVEFNVPNFKLIAKDGSGTLEWLGMDSKTTMSSGMSKVAGKIVLEGLNAIKDDTRISLNQVSSDYDLHETPAGLYLGDANFSLPSFNVFVKDQKMFALNDLIIKSDSDIEQHLFNTHFNLAIKSVLANGQNYGPGELDVALRNLDADVLAKINQQTTAMQNGNDIQRQQAMLALLPELPKLFNKGAEFEISKLSLKIPQGQIEGNLYVTLPKGENANPFEMMQKIQGKAKLQIPSEAVKAVMKQSVMQQISKKPDLQQTLTQQLQANQAGGQTAQPALTPEQLAEMQTNKQLTALQQTGLITVQGTDYVIEVSLDQGKFTINGKPYDPSMMKF, from the coding sequence CAGGATTAGTCATTATCCTGGCCGTTCTAATTCTAGGCGGGTATTATGGTATGGGCGTTCTTACTGAACGAACAATCAGAAAGAATATACAAGTAATTGACCAATCTAATGGATTATATGCTGAAATCCAACAGTACAATAAAGGATTATTTAGCTCTGAAGCCCAAATTAAATGGCGTCTGCATATTCCCGAGCGTGTAGTTCAAGATGAAAATGGACAATCTAAAACTCTTCCTGCTCAAGACTATAATATGGAGATGCCATTAACCATCCACCATGGCCCATTTATTTTTTCCAATAAACGCTTACGTTTTGGATTAGGTTATGGTGAGGCAATTTTTCCATTTCCTGCAGAATACAATAAACAATTCGAAGCTCAATTTACTCCAAACTCTGTAAAACCACAGTTAGATTTAAGTATTTTTGTTAATTACCTTAATGAAAGTACTGTGGAATTCAATGTTCCTAATTTTAAATTAATTGCAAAAGATGGTTCAGGTACTCTTGAATGGTTAGGAATGGATTCAAAAACCACCATGTCTTCAGGAATGAGTAAAGTTGCGGGTAAAATTGTCTTAGAGGGTTTAAATGCAATTAAAGACGATACCCGAATTAGTTTAAATCAAGTATCCAGTGATTATGATTTACATGAAACACCTGCCGGCTTGTATTTGGGGGATGCAAATTTCTCTCTTCCTTCATTTAATGTTTTTGTAAAAGATCAAAAAATGTTTGCTTTGAACGATCTTATCATCAAGTCAGATAGCGATATTGAACAACATCTGTTTAATACTCATTTTAACTTGGCTATAAAATCAGTATTAGCAAACGGACAAAATTATGGTCCCGGAGAATTGGATGTTGCTTTAAGAAATCTTGACGCAGATGTGTTGGCTAAAATTAACCAACAAACTACCGCTATGCAAAATGGTAATGATATTCAACGCCAACAAGCCATGCTTGCTCTTCTTCCCGAGCTGCCCAAATTATTTAACAAGGGTGCCGAGTTTGAAATTTCTAAGCTTAGCCTTAAGATTCCTCAAGGACAGATTGAAGGCAATCTTTATGTAACTTTGCCTAAAGGTGAAAATGCTAATCCATTTGAAATGATGCAAAAGATTCAAGGTAAAGCGAAGTTGCAAATCCCTTCAGAGGCTGTAAAAGCAGTTATGAAGCAATCGGTAATGCAACAAATTTCCAAAAAACCTGATCTACAACAAACCTTAACCCAGCAACTCCAAGCAAATCAAGCTGGAGGCCAAACAGCTCAGCCCGCTCTAACCCCTGAGCAATTAGCTGAAATGCAAACGAATAAACAACTAACCGCATTGCAGCAAACTGGGCTCATTACAGTTCAAGGTACTGATTATGTAATTGAAGTGAGTTTGGACCAAGGTAAATTCACAATAAATGGCAAACCTTACGATCCTTCGATGATGAAATTCTAG
- a CDS encoding polyhydroxyalkanoate synthesis regulator DNA-binding domain-containing protein, translated as MTRLIKKYKNRRLYDTETSQYITLEELQRYVVEGKQFKVEDSLTGNDITNSILLQIIVEMEAGSTQFLSSEILRQIIALANHPMHASLKQMIEQMFQAMEKPLQNNPYRQATETWNQQMQTMMQQWQNLFKG; from the coding sequence ATGACTCGATTAATAAAAAAATACAAAAATCGTCGGCTTTATGATACTGAAACAAGTCAGTATATAACCCTAGAAGAGTTACAGCGCTATGTTGTAGAGGGAAAGCAATTTAAAGTGGAAGATTCCTTAACCGGAAATGACATCACCAACTCTATTTTATTACAAATTATTGTTGAGATGGAGGCAGGTTCAACCCAATTTTTATCTTCAGAGATATTACGGCAAATCATTGCTCTCGCAAATCATCCAATGCATGCTTCTTTAAAACAGATGATAGAGCAAATGTTCCAAGCGATGGAAAAACCTTTACAAAATAATCCCTACCGCCAGGCTACTGAAACATGGAATCAACAAATGCAAACCATGATGCAACAATGGCAAAATTTATTTAAAGGTTAA
- a CDS encoding 1-acyl-sn-glycerol-3-phosphate acyltransferase, producing the protein MKINQFRTAWILCKIIFYTAVTSTRCLSKYFFSTLNRKWTDKALHHWIDQLLNAVQVEYKVINPFNTHPQAGKATIIMCNHSSAYDIPLAFKAFPNNSIRMLSKKELAKIPLMGQAMKAAEFPFIDRKNRYQAIKDLAFAKQLMESGIVMWIAPEGTRSKDGTLGSFKKGGFITAIQSKATIIPIGIRGANNILPARTFNFHLKQKAEIHIGKAIDASQFTLENKEKLIHQTFEVIKELVGENTSP; encoded by the coding sequence ATGAAAATAAATCAATTCCGAACTGCTTGGATTCTTTGTAAGATCATATTTTACACAGCAGTAACCAGCACACGCTGTCTTTCTAAATATTTTTTTAGCACTCTCAACCGAAAGTGGACGGATAAAGCATTACACCATTGGATTGATCAACTGCTGAATGCAGTACAAGTAGAGTATAAAGTGATTAACCCTTTTAATACTCATCCCCAAGCAGGAAAGGCGACCATTATTATGTGCAATCATTCCAGTGCTTATGATATTCCTCTCGCATTTAAAGCTTTTCCAAATAACTCCATTCGCATGCTATCCAAAAAAGAACTCGCAAAAATTCCTTTAATGGGACAAGCAATGAAAGCGGCAGAGTTTCCCTTTATTGATCGAAAAAATAGATATCAAGCCATAAAGGACTTAGCATTTGCTAAGCAATTAATGGAAAGTGGAATTGTTATGTGGATAGCTCCGGAAGGAACTCGCTCCAAAGATGGAACACTCGGTTCATTTAAAAAGGGAGGATTTATCACCGCAATTCAGTCCAAGGCAACCATTATTCCTATAGGGATACGGGGTGCTAATAATATTTTACCCGCACGTACGTTTAATTTTCATCTAAAACAAAAAGCAGAAATCCATATAGGCAAGGCAATTGATGCATCACAATTTACACTTGAGAACAAAGAAAAACTAATTCATCAGACTTTTGAAGTCATCAAAGAACTGGTGGGAGAAAATACGTCTCCTTAA
- a CDS encoding ribose-phosphate pyrophosphokinase: protein MSTMMIFAGNANPELAQQISSHLKIPIGKATVGTFSDGETMIEILENVRGRDVFIIQSTCAPANNNLMELLTMADALRRSSASRITAVVPYFGYARQDRRVRSARVPITAKVVADMMASVGICRVLTVDLHADQIQGFFYMPVDNVYATPILLEDIQDQNLENMMVVSPDVGGVVRARAVAKRLDHADLCIIDKRRSGPNKSEVMHIIGEPKNKNCIIVDDIVDTAGTLCSAAHELKKNGAHSVRAYITHPVLSGPAVNNIKNSGLDEIVVTDTIPLSDEARQCKKIRVVSLSDMLAQAIKRVNIEESVSSMFAE from the coding sequence ATGTCCACAATGATGATTTTTGCCGGAAATGCAAATCCGGAATTAGCTCAACAAATTTCTTCTCATTTGAAAATACCTATTGGCAAAGCGACTGTCGGTACGTTTAGCGATGGGGAAACCATGATCGAGATTCTAGAAAATGTCCGAGGAAGAGACGTTTTTATAATCCAATCAACCTGTGCTCCAGCAAATAATAATCTGATGGAACTCCTTACAATGGCTGATGCGCTAAGAAGATCTTCTGCGTCCCGTATCACGGCAGTAGTTCCTTATTTCGGTTACGCACGTCAAGATCGCAGGGTTCGCTCTGCACGCGTGCCGATTACAGCTAAAGTTGTTGCTGATATGATGGCATCAGTAGGTATCTGTAGAGTTCTTACTGTAGATCTCCACGCAGATCAAATACAGGGCTTTTTCTATATGCCAGTCGACAACGTTTATGCGACTCCGATACTTCTCGAAGATATACAAGACCAGAATCTAGAAAATATGATGGTTGTCTCTCCTGATGTTGGGGGTGTTGTTAGAGCCCGTGCGGTTGCAAAACGACTTGACCATGCGGACTTATGTATCATCGATAAACGTCGTAGTGGTCCCAATAAATCCGAGGTAATGCACATCATTGGCGAGCCAAAAAATAAAAACTGCATTATTGTTGATGACATTGTAGATACCGCAGGAACTCTTTGCTCCGCAGCACATGAACTTAAGAAAAATGGCGCCCATAGCGTAAGAGCCTATATTACTCACCCTGTTTTATCTGGCCCTGCAGTCAATAATATTAAAAATTCCGGACTTGATGAAATTGTAGTAACGGATACTATTCCTTTGTCTGACGAAGCACGTCAATGTAAAAAAATTCGGGTTGTAAGTTTATCTGATATGCTGGCTCAGGCAATTAAACGAGTCAACATCGAAGAGTCCGTAAGTTCCATGTTCGCTGAATAA